Part of the Sulfuricella denitrificans skB26 genome is shown below.
CCTACGCCGCCCTTGTCATCCTGGCCGCCGGCGTGGTCAGCTCGCTGATCGTGCGCAACCGGGTAGATTGCCTGGATCTGGTAGCTGTATTAAAAACCAGAAAGTGAGCGGGTCTTCCCTGTCAACGCCCTTGACTGACACCAGACAGCGAGCTGAATAAGCACGGAAACGCATCACCCTCCCGCCAATCTCTCTTGATGCATCCCCAGCCCGGCCTGATAGCTGGCAGGTCTCCAAAAGTTGACTATATTGATACTAATTACAAAATCAGGAGGAGGATCGACATGGCCACTTACCGGCTCGGCTCCAGCGGAGAAGAAGTCAGACAAATCCAGGTAAAGCTGCAAACTCAGGGGCTTTACCGCGGCCCGATCGACGGCGCCTTCGGCGGCGGCACCGAAGCAGCGGTCAAAACTTTCCAGCAGAAAGCCGGTCTCGAAGTGGATGGCGCCATCGGCCCCATTACCTGGAAGGCGCTGTTCAATGCCAAAATTCCAGCCCCCTCTTTGTTTTCCAAACCCCTGGCCTATCGCTGCCTGGCGCTGACCGGCGCGTTCGAAACCAATTCCGGCTTTCCCGACTGCTTTGCTGGTCTCTCTGGCAATTTCGATGGCCAGGGCATCAGCTTCGGCGTGTGCCAGTGGAATTTCGGCCAGGGTTCGCTTCAGCCGCTGCTCAAGGAGATGATAGTGCAACACCCCGATATCGTTCAGTCCATTTTCCGGCAACAGCATGACGTGCTGACCACGGCCCTGAACGGCGGCAAACGCGAGTTGATGAGTTTCGCAGCCAGCATCCAGCACCCGGTCCGGCACACCATCAACGAACCCTGGCGCGGCATGTTCAAAAGCCTGGGGAGAACCGGAGAGTTCCAGACGATCGAGCAAAAATACGCGGCGACGCTGTACCAGTCGGCGCTCGACCTGTGTTCCGATTTCGGCCTCTGGTCGCAACGCGCCGCCGCCCTGATGTTCGATATCAAGGTTCAGAACGGCAGTATCCGGGATCTTACCAGGGCACAGATACTGGCAGATTTCGCCAGTCTTGCAACCGGCCTGCCACGCGCGGCGCTGGAGATGGAGAAGATGAAAATCGTCGCCAACCGACGCGCCGAAGCGGCCAACTCGCGCTGGGTCGAAGATGTCAGAACGAGGAAGCTATGCATCGCCAATGGCGAAGGCATCGTCCACGGCGTCCGCTACAACCTGGAAGAACAGTTTGGCATCACGTTAACCAAGTAAGGAGAACAATCATGGCTGCTGGCAAGAAAATCAAGACTCCCCAACGCGTCTACAACGTCCGACCGGACACGATGGATTTTCGCGACAAGATGTACGAGGCGACGCTGATCGAAGTGCCGAAGCACATCCCCCTCGAAAACTATGCCAAGGTGCAAGTGCCCATACTCAACCAGGGCCAGGAAGGCGCGTGTACCGGCTTCGGGCTGGCAACCGTGGCCAACTACCTGTTGCGCAAGCGCAAGGAAGTAAAGGGCAAGGACTCGGTCAGCCCGCGCATGCTGTATGAAATGGCCAAGCGCTACGACGAATGGCCGGGAGAAAAATACGACGGCTCCAGCGCGCGCGGCGCGATGAAGGGCTGGCACAAGCATGGGGTGTGCGCCGCATCGGTGTGGCCCTACGACCCAAAAAAACCCGACCCGCGACTGACCGAGACGCGCCTCGCAGACGCCACCGGGCGTCCGCTGGGAGCCTACTTCCGCGTCAACCACCAGGATCTGGTGGCGATGCACGCGGCGCTGGCTGAAGTCGGTATTCTGTACGCCACCGCCAGCGTGCATGCGGGATGGGAAGCAGTGGGCGAAAATGGCGTGATCCCGCTGCAGGACGAGATACTGGGCGGCCATGCGTTCGCCATCGTCGCCTTCGACGAGCGCGGCTTCTGGATCCAGAATTCGTGGGGCCCGGACTGGGGGAAGCAAGGCTATGCGCTGGTCACCTACAAGGACTGGCTCGCCAACGGCACCGACGTGTGGGTGGCCCGGCTGGGCGCGCCGGTAATACTGG
Proteins encoded:
- a CDS encoding peptidoglycan-binding domain-containing protein, producing the protein MATYRLGSSGEEVRQIQVKLQTQGLYRGPIDGAFGGGTEAAVKTFQQKAGLEVDGAIGPITWKALFNAKIPAPSLFSKPLAYRCLALTGAFETNSGFPDCFAGLSGNFDGQGISFGVCQWNFGQGSLQPLLKEMIVQHPDIVQSIFRQQHDVLTTALNGGKRELMSFAASIQHPVRHTINEPWRGMFKSLGRTGEFQTIEQKYAATLYQSALDLCSDFGLWSQRAAALMFDIKVQNGSIRDLTRAQILADFASLATGLPRAALEMEKMKIVANRRAEAANSRWVEDVRTRKLCIANGEGIVHGVRYNLEEQFGITLTK